A DNA window from Acidimicrobiales bacterium contains the following coding sequences:
- a CDS encoding FxsA family protein has translation MSSLAVLLAAFIIVPILELAVIIQVGSSVGVLPTLGLLIAVSIVGAWLVKFQGMGVLMRMRQQLAQGKMPTDELMNGVLILVAGALMLTPGFLTDALGLSLLIPPIRAAIRQMLARRFTRRVIWDIEEI, from the coding sequence ATGTCGTCACTCGCGGTTCTGCTCGCGGCCTTCATCATCGTGCCAATTCTCGAACTGGCGGTGATCATTCAGGTCGGGTCGTCGGTGGGTGTCCTGCCGACGCTCGGTTTGTTGATCGCGGTGAGCATTGTCGGGGCTTGGTTGGTCAAGTTCCAGGGCATGGGTGTGCTGATGCGCATGCGTCAACAGCTCGCCCAGGGAAAGATGCCCACCGACGAGTTGATGAACGGCGTGCTGATCCTGGTGGCCGGTGCACTGATGCTGACCCCCGGATTCCTCACCGATGCGCTGGGCCTGTCACTGTTGATTCCCCCGATCCGGGCGGCGATACGCCAGATGCTGGCTCGCCGGTTCACCCGCCGGGTCATTTGGGATATCGAGGAGATCTGA
- the erpA gene encoding iron-sulfur cluster insertion protein ErpA, whose protein sequence is MITLTEGAASKVGELIKEENEPGLALRVAVRPGGCSGFSYEMYFDSEFADDDMAIEFDGVKVVSDPMSAQLLEGATLDFKDGLMGSGFAIDNPNAQRTCGCGNSFS, encoded by the coding sequence ATGATCACTCTGACCGAAGGTGCCGCCAGCAAGGTCGGCGAGCTCATCAAGGAAGAGAACGAGCCTGGTCTGGCGCTGCGCGTGGCTGTGCGGCCCGGCGGGTGCTCTGGCTTCTCCTACGAGATGTACTTCGATTCTGAGTTCGCCGACGACGACATGGCCATCGAGTTCGATGGTGTCAAGGTCGTCTCCGACCCGATGAGCGCCCAGCTGCTCGAGGGCGCAACCCTCGATTTCAAAGACGGCCTGATGGGTTCTGGGTTTGCGATCGACAACCCGAACGCCCAGCGCACGTGTGGTTGTGGCAACAGCTTCAGCTGA
- a CDS encoding GNAT family N-acetyltransferase codes for MATASAEGSGFGLFENTARGRFELTRDGELVSFAEFHADGDNVVVPHVETVHAHRGNGYAARLLDGMLDMFREQGRTITPLCSFAAGHVTADPRHRELLAK; via the coding sequence GTGGCAACAGCTTCAGCTGAAGGCTCGGGCTTCGGCCTGTTCGAGAACACGGCACGCGGCCGCTTCGAGCTGACGCGCGACGGTGAGCTGGTCAGCTTCGCCGAGTTTCACGCCGACGGCGACAATGTCGTGGTGCCCCATGTCGAGACGGTGCACGCACATCGTGGCAATGGATACGCGGCTCGCCTACTCGACGGCATGCTCGACATGTTTCGCGAACAAGGACGCACCATCACGCCCCTTTGCTCGTTCGCTGCCGGGCACGTGACGGCCGATCCGCGCCATCGCGAGCTGCTCGCCAAGTGA
- a CDS encoding P-loop NTPase — translation MAETNAATSDDVIAILRGVMDPELNDNIVDLGMVRGAEIAGTEAIITIALTTAGCPLRATIKRDVQHRVETLPTIDKVSLVWDELTAEEKARTMERARAKAREDATPTRVPTNTRVLAIASGKGGVGKSSVTVNLAAGLAARGHSVGVLDADIWGFSVPRMLGVSDRLEAERDQQSGRPVIRPETTQIGGNTLQVVSMGLLVDSEESALMWRGLMLAKAVEQFLNDVAWGPMDYLLIDMPPGTGDVQMALARLLPQAEMVVVTTPARGAQKVATRVADMARRSHMPVIGVIENMGAFVTPNGETYALFGEGGGRRLADEIGAPLIGSIPLEAAVSSGGDAGSPVAIDGQGPAAVAIRDIVEQLATEIAPPNDLGGCSARMMAAVEAALDALD, via the coding sequence ATGGCCGAGACGAACGCCGCCACATCAGACGACGTCATCGCGATCCTCCGAGGGGTGATGGACCCCGAGCTCAACGACAACATCGTCGACTTGGGCATGGTCAGGGGTGCCGAGATCGCAGGCACCGAGGCGATCATCACGATCGCTCTCACCACCGCAGGGTGCCCGCTGCGCGCAACCATCAAGCGCGACGTGCAGCATCGGGTCGAAACCCTTCCCACCATCGACAAGGTCTCGCTGGTCTGGGACGAGCTCACCGCCGAGGAAAAGGCCCGAACCATGGAGCGCGCCCGCGCCAAGGCGCGCGAGGACGCCACACCAACGCGTGTACCCACCAACACTCGGGTGCTGGCAATCGCATCGGGCAAGGGTGGCGTCGGCAAGTCGTCGGTCACCGTGAACCTGGCTGCGGGCCTGGCTGCCCGGGGTCACTCGGTCGGCGTTCTCGACGCAGACATCTGGGGCTTTTCGGTGCCCCGCATGCTGGGGGTCAGCGACCGGCTGGAAGCCGAACGAGATCAGCAGTCGGGCCGGCCGGTCATTCGCCCCGAGACCACCCAGATCGGCGGCAACACCTTGCAGGTCGTGTCGATGGGGTTGCTTGTCGACAGCGAGGAATCGGCGCTGATGTGGCGTGGCCTCATGCTGGCCAAGGCCGTGGAACAGTTCCTGAACGACGTCGCCTGGGGCCCGATGGACTACCTGCTGATCGACATGCCTCCCGGCACCGGCGATGTTCAGATGGCGCTGGCCCGCCTGCTGCCCCAGGCCGAGATGGTGGTGGTGACAACTCCCGCGCGGGGGGCCCAGAAGGTCGCCACAAGGGTCGCCGACATGGCCCGCCGCAGCCACATGCCAGTAATAGGCGTCATCGAGAACATGGGCGCATTCGTGACGCCCAACGGCGAGACCTACGCCTTGTTCGGCGAGGGCGGCGGGCGTCGCCTGGCCGACGAGATCGGCGCTCCGCTGATCGGCTCGATACCGCTCGAAGCGGCCGTCAGCTCGGGAGGTGATGCCGGCAGCCCGGTGGCCATCGATGGTCAGGGGCCAGCCGCTGTGGCCATCCGCGACATCGTCGAGCAACTGGCAACCGAGATCGCGCCACCCAACGACCTGGGGGGCTGCAGCGCTCGGATGATGGCCGCCGTCGAGGCCGCCCTCGACGCCCTCGACTGA
- a CDS encoding WhiB family transcriptional regulator — protein sequence MVAAQNLDWQVRAACRGPQAAVFFPPPRHERKAEKLERERRAKAICDECSVRSACFEYAIDIGEQHGIWGGHNELERRRYLRAV from the coding sequence TTGGTTGCAGCGCAAAACCTCGATTGGCAGGTCAGGGCGGCTTGCCGGGGGCCTCAGGCCGCCGTCTTCTTCCCGCCGCCTCGGCATGAACGCAAGGCCGAAAAGCTCGAGCGCGAACGGCGCGCCAAGGCCATCTGTGACGAGTGTTCAGTTCGATCGGCCTGCTTCGAATACGCGATCGACATCGGCGAACAGCACGGCATCTGGGGTGGTCACAACGAGCTCGAGCGTCGCCGCTACCTGAGAGCGGTCTAG
- a CDS encoding 2Fe-2S iron-sulfur cluster-binding protein: MSDGARLGFQLNGQPVEVPDLGLSLLEVLRDQLGRIEVKDGCSPQGQCGCCTVLVDGAPRVSCVTPARRIRGRSVTTVEGIEPQRRDLWADAMFATGGSQCGFCTPGIICRLEGAAAKGADLTDRGTVDKALLGHLCRCTGWLPIREAAALVAQGATQPDDRDVAAASRRAELEGGAPQRVGPSVAIGRSGFADDLASRDSLVALPSGDSWIVAESISEARAAMGKVQGRRSSVVPTPPIELPAGPWAAALQTCWTEPAYLEPDAVYCEPGGVPVGPLTNGGAFGAKVDDHLRAVAAELATQHGRPVRVLYDREDVVRRGAKRPPLALGLRPDMSGVLRVAATPGVEGLVAAIAPGVVVEPVEVSGPPTSIHVRGAIRAELEMAMAAIRNDHEVTVTLDSGAWCRAAVDSDGVHLVVSAGAPLDPVVLRSYTIGAAHQALGFVGSEALAVDSQGEVQDLTIRSFGVLRAVDTPPIHVDIVNSDAAPVAVGEAVFCAVASAAWAQAGRPQAIPVSAAT, translated from the coding sequence GTGAGCGACGGTGCGCGCCTCGGCTTCCAGCTGAACGGCCAACCGGTCGAAGTACCCGATCTGGGGCTCAGCCTGCTGGAGGTGCTTCGCGATCAGCTGGGCCGCATCGAGGTCAAGGACGGCTGCTCGCCACAGGGCCAGTGTGGTTGCTGCACGGTGCTGGTCGACGGAGCTCCCCGGGTGTCTTGCGTGACACCGGCCCGTCGCATACGCGGACGTTCCGTCACCACCGTCGAGGGCATAGAGCCCCAGCGGCGCGACCTTTGGGCCGACGCAATGTTTGCGACCGGCGGCAGCCAGTGCGGCTTTTGTACCCCTGGCATCATCTGCCGGCTGGAGGGGGCGGCGGCCAAGGGCGCCGATCTCACCGACCGCGGCACGGTCGACAAGGCCCTGCTGGGGCATCTGTGCAGGTGTACGGGCTGGTTGCCCATTCGTGAGGCTGCGGCGCTGGTGGCCCAAGGTGCCACGCAGCCAGACGACCGCGATGTGGCAGCCGCGTCACGGCGGGCCGAGCTGGAGGGCGGCGCACCTCAAAGGGTCGGCCCTTCGGTGGCCATAGGCCGATCAGGATTCGCCGACGACCTGGCCAGTCGCGATTCCCTGGTTGCGCTGCCTTCTGGAGACTCGTGGATCGTCGCCGAATCGATAAGCGAGGCCCGCGCCGCCATGGGCAAGGTGCAGGGTCGGCGCTCGTCTGTTGTTCCGACGCCCCCGATCGAGTTGCCGGCCGGCCCTTGGGCCGCCGCCCTGCAGACCTGCTGGACCGAGCCCGCCTACCTCGAGCCAGATGCTGTCTACTGCGAGCCCGGAGGGGTTCCCGTCGGCCCCCTCACCAACGGTGGTGCGTTCGGAGCCAAGGTCGATGACCACCTTCGGGCCGTTGCCGCCGAGCTTGCTACCCAACACGGTCGCCCCGTGCGGGTTCTCTACGACCGTGAAGATGTCGTGCGCAGGGGTGCCAAGCGGCCCCCGCTGGCCCTCGGGCTGCGGCCCGACATGTCTGGCGTGCTCAGGGTGGCAGCCACGCCCGGGGTCGAAGGCCTGGTGGCCGCGATCGCTCCAGGCGTTGTGGTCGAGCCGGTCGAGGTGTCGGGTCCGCCGACATCGATACATGTCCGCGGGGCGATCAGAGCCGAACTCGAGATGGCAATGGCCGCAATCCGCAACGACCACGAGGTGACCGTCACCCTCGATTCAGGCGCGTGGTGCAGGGCTGCTGTCGACTCCGATGGAGTCCACCTCGTGGTCTCGGCCGGAGCACCCCTAGACCCGGTGGTGTTGCGGTCGTACACGATCGGAGCCGCTCACCAGGCGTTGGGTTTCGTCGGCTCTGAGGCGCTGGCCGTCGACTCACAAGGCGAGGTCCAGGACCTGACCATCCGCTCGTTCGGGGTGCTTCGCGCAGTCGACACCCCACCGATTCACGTCGACATCGTCAACTCTGACGCCGCGCCTGTGGCCGTCGGCGAGGCGGTGTTCTGTGCAGTCGCGTCGGCGGCTTGGGCGCAGGCAGGGCGTCCCCAGGCCATTCCCGTCAGCGCAGCGACCTAG
- the selB gene encoding selenocysteine-specific translation elongation factor — MHVVATAGHVDHGKSTLVRALTDIDPDRLAEEKARGLTIDLGFAWTRLPSGRGISFIDVPGHVRFIKNMLAGVGAVDACMFVVSAVEGWKPQSEEHLRILEMLDIASGVVVLTQAGLVDPDLLELAHLDVTEHLEGTFLEQAPVIAVDSIERTGIDDLISALDDLTAAVPTAADLKRPRMWIDRAFAAKGAGTVVTGTLTGGVLRVDDEVVVEPGQRRARVRAVQSQGAERTKVGPGNRVALNLSGLDRTEVKRGDVVVFDRQWHRSSRVDAELRVLEGIDHEVSRRGAYAMYLGAAEIPVKMRILGPSALLPGNTGAVRLHLDRRLPLLPGDRFVIREFGREETIGGGRILDVAPVLPASKAAPDMSVKRVIFERGWVDVAELELLTGQQRQPDLGRWAVDPRLLNDLTSSVKQRVQDSGDRGVDIASFDDRERVVLETFEDVVVESGLARMATAADAFSDHPYVTAVDASPFSPPDPEGVPGDELRTLVQRKLLLHIEGRYFTPTAIEKAAAEIARMLADQPEGITVSEVRERLGNTRKHALPLLAHLDSTGVTRRRGDVRIAGPRLPQL, encoded by the coding sequence ATGCATGTCGTAGCCACAGCCGGGCACGTCGACCACGGCAAGTCGACCCTCGTCAGGGCGCTGACCGACATCGACCCAGACCGCCTGGCCGAAGAAAAGGCCAGGGGCCTCACCATCGACCTGGGCTTTGCCTGGACACGCCTGCCCTCCGGGCGCGGCATCAGCTTCATCGACGTACCGGGCCACGTTCGCTTCATCAAGAACATGCTGGCCGGCGTGGGAGCGGTCGATGCTTGCATGTTCGTCGTTTCTGCCGTCGAGGGCTGGAAGCCTCAATCAGAAGAGCACCTGCGCATCCTCGAGATGCTCGACATCGCGTCTGGTGTGGTCGTGTTGACCCAGGCCGGCCTGGTCGACCCCGACCTGCTCGAGCTTGCCCACCTGGACGTCACCGAACACCTCGAAGGAACGTTCCTCGAGCAGGCACCCGTAATCGCCGTCGACAGCATCGAACGCACGGGCATAGACGACCTGATTTCGGCTCTCGACGACCTGACCGCAGCCGTCCCCACAGCGGCCGATCTCAAGAGGCCCCGAATGTGGATCGACCGTGCGTTCGCGGCCAAGGGCGCCGGAACCGTGGTGACAGGAACGCTCACGGGTGGCGTGCTTCGCGTCGACGACGAGGTGGTTGTCGAGCCCGGCCAGCGCCGGGCGCGCGTGCGGGCGGTGCAGTCGCAGGGTGCCGAGCGAACCAAGGTCGGGCCCGGCAACCGTGTGGCCCTCAACTTGTCGGGCCTCGACCGCACCGAGGTCAAGCGCGGTGACGTGGTCGTATTCGATCGTCAGTGGCACAGAAGCTCGCGGGTCGACGCCGAGCTGCGCGTGCTGGAGGGCATCGACCACGAAGTGTCCAGGCGCGGCGCGTACGCCATGTACCTGGGCGCGGCCGAGATCCCGGTGAAGATGCGGATTCTGGGGCCGTCGGCTTTGCTGCCAGGCAACACCGGAGCTGTTCGCCTGCATCTCGATCGCCGTTTGCCGCTGCTGCCGGGTGACCGCTTCGTCATCCGCGAGTTCGGCAGGGAAGAGACCATCGGCGGCGGTCGCATCCTCGACGTGGCACCGGTGCTGCCGGCATCAAAGGCCGCCCCCGACATGAGCGTCAAGCGAGTGATCTTCGAGCGAGGCTGGGTCGACGTGGCCGAACTCGAGCTGTTGACGGGTCAGCAACGGCAGCCGGATCTGGGCCGCTGGGCGGTCGACCCTCGGCTGCTGAACGACCTCACGAGTTCGGTCAAGCAGCGCGTCCAAGACAGTGGCGACCGAGGGGTCGATATCGCTTCGTTCGACGACCGCGAACGTGTGGTTCTGGAGACCTTCGAAGACGTGGTCGTCGAGTCGGGTCTGGCGCGCATGGCCACCGCGGCCGACGCGTTCTCGGATCATCCGTACGTCACGGCCGTCGACGCCTCACCGTTCAGTCCGCCAGACCCCGAAGGAGTGCCTGGCGACGAGCTGCGGACCCTGGTGCAGCGAAAGCTGCTGCTGCACATCGAGGGCCGATATTTCACGCCGACGGCCATCGAGAAGGCTGCTGCGGAGATCGCCAGGATGTTGGCAGATCAACCCGAGGGCATCACGGTGTCGGAAGTTCGCGAGCGGCTGGGGAACACGCGCAAGCACGCGCTTCCACTGCTGGCGCACCTGGACTCGACCGGAGTCACGAGAAGGCGCGGCGATGTTCGCATCGCCGGCCCGAGGTTGCCCCAGTTGTGA
- a CDS encoding response regulator transcription factor: MEPILVYPSPPPPELARSLDLAGYSWKPVADEFDAIRSEPDDGWSGAVISADAVETTDEAWGVCRALRRRDDAAPPLLLLVRGNQLDELEMRDELFDDFCLAPFHPRELEARLRHLFQREGTAGSGELVEYGPLVLNLETYEAAVEGHPIDLTYMEYELLKFLASHPGRVFTREVLLNRVWGYEYYGGARTVDVHVRRLRSKLGEENANLIQTVRSVGYKFGQSRWARDQ, encoded by the coding sequence GTGGAACCGATTCTCGTCTACCCCTCACCGCCGCCGCCCGAGCTGGCTCGCAGCCTGGACCTCGCCGGCTATTCGTGGAAACCCGTCGCCGACGAGTTCGATGCGATTCGATCCGAGCCCGACGACGGCTGGTCGGGGGCAGTGATCTCAGCCGACGCTGTCGAGACCACCGACGAGGCGTGGGGCGTTTGCCGAGCGCTGCGAAGGCGCGACGACGCAGCCCCACCCTTACTGCTGCTGGTTCGCGGCAACCAGCTGGACGAGCTGGAGATGCGCGACGAGCTGTTCGACGACTTCTGCCTGGCCCCGTTCCACCCCCGTGAGCTGGAGGCCAGACTTCGTCACCTGTTCCAGCGCGAGGGCACGGCCGGCTCGGGCGAACTGGTCGAATATGGGCCGCTGGTGCTGAACCTCGAGACGTACGAGGCCGCCGTTGAGGGTCACCCGATCGACCTCACCTACATGGAATACGAGCTGCTGAAGTTCTTGGCCAGCCACCCCGGCCGCGTCTTCACGAGAGAAGTCCTGCTGAACCGGGTGTGGGGCTACGAGTACTACGGCGGCGCCAGGACCGTCGACGTGCACGTGCGACGTCTGCGATCGAAGCTGGGCGAAGAGAACGCCAACCTGATTCAGACCGTGCGCTCGGTGGGCTACAAGTTCGGCCAGTCGCGCTGGGCCCGAGATCAGTAG
- the selA gene encoding L-seryl-tRNA(Sec) selenium transferase, producing MRPPSVDAIARSRADSVLPHPLLVDAARAAIRDGAHERFDEYVTTAERNLLTRVVNATGVLLHTNMGRAPLAIERAAGYSNLELDLQTGERGSRQDRAGALLARACGAEAAIVVNNCAAAVMLGLAAVARGGAVPVSRGELVEIGGGFRVPEVLEQSGCRLIEVGTTNRTRIGDFERALETNDDVTAVLKVHPSNYRIEGFSESVSVRALADLDRPLIVDLGSGLLDESCPWLEHGRPSWLLDEPAVRQTLESGADLVMFSGDKLLGGPQCGIIAGKAESVAACSRHPLMRALRPGDLTIDALQQIALAYLRRQGNQIPFWAMATRPVAELEARAAAIVQAVGTGRVVQSQAAPGGGSLPTATIPSAAIELPGDHTQTLRAHPTPVVARVHEGRTLLDLRTVDPEEDDIVAQALTTLA from the coding sequence GTGCGACCACCCTCCGTCGACGCCATCGCCCGATCCCGCGCCGACAGCGTGCTTCCTCACCCACTGCTGGTCGACGCCGCCCGCGCTGCGATCCGCGACGGCGCACACGAACGGTTCGACGAATACGTCACGACAGCCGAGCGCAACCTCCTGACCAGGGTCGTCAACGCCACCGGCGTGCTGTTGCACACAAACATGGGGCGCGCACCTCTGGCCATCGAGCGGGCGGCCGGCTACTCGAACCTCGAACTAGACCTGCAGACCGGCGAGCGGGGCAGCCGCCAGGACCGTGCTGGCGCCTTGCTGGCTCGTGCCTGCGGCGCCGAGGCAGCAATCGTCGTCAACAACTGCGCGGCTGCGGTGATGCTGGGGTTGGCAGCGGTGGCCCGCGGTGGAGCTGTGCCGGTATCTCGGGGTGAATTGGTCGAGATCGGCGGCGGATTCCGGGTTCCAGAGGTCTTGGAACAATCTGGATGTCGTCTGATCGAGGTGGGCACCACCAACCGCACCCGCATCGGCGACTTCGAGCGGGCGCTGGAAACCAACGACGATGTCACCGCGGTGCTGAAGGTGCACCCCAGCAACTATCGCATCGAAGGATTCAGCGAGTCGGTGTCGGTGCGCGCCCTTGCCGATCTCGATCGACCCCTCATCGTCGATCTCGGCAGCGGGTTGCTGGACGAGTCGTGCCCGTGGCTCGAACATGGACGACCCTCATGGCTGCTCGACGAGCCCGCTGTGCGACAAACCCTCGAAAGCGGCGCCGACCTGGTGATGTTCTCGGGCGACAAGCTGCTGGGCGGGCCACAGTGCGGAATCATCGCCGGCAAGGCCGAGTCGGTCGCGGCGTGCTCGCGCCATCCGCTGATGCGCGCGCTGCGGCCGGGCGACCTGACCATCGACGCTCTTCAACAGATAGCGCTGGCCTACCTGAGACGCCAGGGGAACCAGATTCCCTTCTGGGCCATGGCCACACGGCCCGTGGCCGAACTCGAGGCACGGGCAGCCGCAATCGTGCAAGCGGTCGGCACGGGAAGGGTCGTGCAGTCGCAAGCGGCACCAGGCGGTGGTTCGCTGCCCACCGCAACCATCCCGTCGGCTGCAATCGAACTGCCGGGTGATCACACCCAAACCTTGCGGGCCCACCCGACACCGGTTGTAGCGCGGGTGCACGAGGGGCGCACGCTGCTGGACCTGCGCACCGTCGACCCCGAAGAAGACGACATCGTGGCCCAGGCGCTGACCACGCTGGCGTAG
- the glnII gene encoding glutamine synthetase GlnII has translation MAYRAEYLWIDGTEPTAEIRSKTRILQDGAEPGIWGYDGSSTNQATGDNSDVVLKPVFSCPDPIRGGDDIIVMCETFLTDLETPHPTNTRAKAREAFEKYGDQEPLFGLEQEYTMIDPRTGWPAGFPPNGFPAPQGPYYCGVGALKIHGRPLVEEHTKLCIDAGLMISGTNAEVMPGQWEFQIGPADTLTVADHMWIARYLLYRVGEEYDLEMSLAAKPMKGDWNGAGMHTNFSTKAMRESYEPIIAACEALGAEGVPEKHLTGYGHGIEDRLTGAHETQRYDQFSYGVSDRGASIRIPWQVAVDQKGYIEDRRPNANADPYVITALMTDTVCSALA, from the coding sequence GTGGCGTATCGCGCTGAATACTTGTGGATCGATGGCACGGAACCGACTGCCGAGATCCGTTCGAAGACGAGGATCCTCCAGGACGGCGCCGAGCCCGGCATCTGGGGCTACGACGGTTCCAGCACCAACCAGGCAACCGGCGACAACTCCGACGTCGTCTTGAAGCCGGTGTTCAGCTGCCCAGACCCGATTCGTGGCGGCGACGACATCATCGTGATGTGCGAGACCTTCCTCACCGACCTCGAGACCCCGCACCCCACCAACACCCGTGCCAAGGCCCGTGAGGCTTTCGAGAAGTACGGCGATCAGGAACCCCTGTTCGGCCTCGAGCAGGAATACACCATGATCGACCCCCGCACGGGTTGGCCGGCAGGGTTCCCGCCGAACGGCTTCCCCGCACCGCAGGGCCCCTACTACTGCGGCGTTGGTGCGCTGAAGATCCACGGCCGCCCACTGGTCGAGGAGCACACCAAGCTCTGCATCGATGCGGGCCTGATGATCTCTGGCACCAACGCCGAGGTCATGCCCGGTCAGTGGGAGTTCCAGATCGGCCCGGCCGACACTCTCACCGTCGCCGATCACATGTGGATCGCCCGCTACCTCCTCTATCGGGTGGGCGAGGAGTACGACCTCGAGATGAGCCTTGCCGCCAAGCCGATGAAGGGCGACTGGAACGGCGCCGGCATGCACACCAACTTCTCCACCAAGGCCATGCGCGAGAGCTACGAGCCCATCATCGCTGCTTGCGAGGCCCTGGGCGCCGAAGGGGTTCCCGAAAAGCACCTCACGGGTTATGGCCACGGCATCGAGGACCGCCTCACTGGCGCCCACGAGACCCAGCGCTATGACCAGTTCAGCTACGGCGTCTCCGACCGCGGCGCCTCGATTCGTATCCCCTGGCAGGTCGCCGTCGACCAGAAGGGCTACATCGAGGACCGCCGGCCCAACGCCAACGCCGATCCATACGTCATCACCGCCCTGATGACCGACACGGTCTGCAGCGCTCTCGCCTGA
- a CDS encoding Rid family hydrolase: protein MSKPVAHYSLFHRAGDWVIVSGQLGLSDGALVEGVEAQARQALVNLASVLESAGATMGDVAKCTVFMTDISDFATINGIYAEAFGDHKPSRSAIAVAALPLGGLVEIEAWAYVGQQS, encoded by the coding sequence ATGTCCAAGCCAGTAGCGCACTATTCGTTGTTCCACCGTGCCGGTGACTGGGTGATCGTCTCGGGTCAGCTCGGACTCAGCGACGGTGCCCTGGTCGAGGGGGTCGAAGCTCAGGCCCGCCAGGCTCTCGTCAACCTGGCCTCGGTTCTCGAGTCGGCGGGCGCCACCATGGGCGACGTTGCCAAGTGCACCGTGTTCATGACCGACATCTCGGACTTCGCCACCATCAACGGCATCTACGCCGAGGCCTTCGGAGATCACAAGCCCAGCCGATCGGCCATCGCGGTTGCTGCCCTGCCACTGGGCGGCCTGGTCGAAATCGAGGCGTGGGCCTACGTGGGCCAGCAGAGCTAG
- a CDS encoding glutamine synthetase family protein has product MERQTEYVMRKVEDRGVRLVRLLFTDVHGQLKSLNIGPAELEAAFEEGMLFDGSSIDGFSRIAEEDVLARPDPHSFQLLSWTDNDERVARMFCDIDRANGEPFEGDTRQVLRRQLDRAREAGFTFFVAPELEYFLFEKGDPSQPLVPLDQGSYFDLTTADVASSIRRRTLQALESMGISVEYSFHEDAPSQHEIDLRYTDALTMADNVMTFRLIVKEIAIEHGVHATFMPKPMAAHQGSGMHTHLSLFRGDENAFHDPDDPIGLTPVAKQFMAGLLRHAPDITAVTNQLVNSYKRLVPGFEAPVSVSWARSNRAALVRVPSIKKGKAESARVEYRSPDPACNPYLTFALILAAGLDGIENQMELGPEAPADLFKMDPKQMAAAGYTPLPDSLGAALDKLEASELARDVLGVHLFEWFVRNKRAEFATYKSQVTQFELDRYLRNV; this is encoded by the coding sequence ATGGAACGCCAAACCGAATACGTCATGCGCAAGGTGGAGGACCGCGGGGTGCGCCTGGTCCGCCTGTTGTTCACAGACGTGCACGGTCAGCTCAAGTCTCTGAACATCGGCCCGGCCGAGCTCGAGGCGGCGTTCGAGGAAGGCATGCTGTTCGACGGCTCGTCGATAGACGGATTCAGCCGCATCGCCGAAGAAGACGTTCTGGCCCGCCCAGACCCACACTCGTTCCAGCTGCTCAGCTGGACCGACAACGACGAGCGGGTCGCCAGGATGTTCTGCGACATCGACCGGGCCAACGGTGAACCGTTCGAGGGCGATACCAGGCAGGTTCTGCGCCGGCAACTGGATCGGGCCAGGGAGGCCGGATTCACGTTCTTCGTCGCCCCCGAACTGGAGTACTTCCTGTTCGAGAAGGGTGACCCCAGCCAGCCACTGGTTCCGCTGGACCAGGGTTCGTACTTCGACCTGACCACCGCAGACGTCGCCAGCTCGATTCGTCGGCGCACACTCCAGGCGCTGGAGAGCATGGGGATCAGCGTCGAGTACTCGTTCCACGAAGACGCCCCCAGCCAGCACGAGATCGACCTGCGCTATACCGACGCTCTGACCATGGCCGACAACGTCATGACCTTCCGCTTGATCGTGAAGGAGATCGCCATCGAACACGGCGTGCACGCCACGTTCATGCCCAAACCCATGGCGGCGCATCAGGGCTCTGGAATGCACACACACCTGTCGCTGTTCCGTGGCGACGAGAACGCCTTCCACGACCCCGACGACCCGATCGGGCTGACCCCGGTGGCCAAACAGTTCATGGCCGGTCTGCTGCGCCACGCACCCGACATAACCGCCGTCACCAACCAGTTGGTGAACTCTTACAAGCGGTTGGTTCCCGGTTTCGAGGCCCCGGTTTCGGTGTCATGGGCTCGGTCCAACCGGGCCGCTCTGGTGCGCGTGCCCTCGATAAAGAAGGGCAAGGCCGAGTCGGCTCGGGTCGAGTACCGCTCGCCAGACCCGGCGTGCAATCCGTATCTGACGTTCGCGCTGATACTGGCGGCCGGCCTCGACGGGATCGAGAACCAGATGGAACTGGGCCCCGAGGCCCCAGCCGATCTGTTCAAGATGGATCCAAAGCAGATGGCTGCGGCCGGCTATACCCCACTGCCCGACTCGCTGGGCGCCGCCCTCGACAAGCTGGAAGCATCCGAGCTGGCCAGAGACGTCCTTGGTGTTCATCTGTTCGAGTGGTTCGTCCGCAACAAGAGAGCCGAGTTCGCCACCTACAAGTCGCAGGTGACCCAGTTCGAGCTGGATCGCTACCTGCGCAACGTGTGA